The following DNA comes from Geobacter sp..
TGGCGAATCTGGAAATGCGCTCATTCCGCACCCGTGATGAAGAAGAGGTTGCCGGTTATGCCGAAGCGATGAATACGATCCATGATTCATGGGAGCATATCCCCTTTACCGAGAATCATATCAAACAGCTCCACGGCATTACCCTGAAGTACAGCACCAAAGATGCCGCTCACCGGGGAGAGTATAAGACGCTTGCCAACAATATAGAGGCGTTCGATGCCGATGGCAGGAGCATCGGCGTTATTTTCGAGACGGCGTCCCCATTCGACACACCGCGACTGATGGCGGAACTGGTCAGCGGGACGGTGGCCGCCCTGCGGGAAAGAGAACTGCATCCGCTGCTGGTAATCGGCGCGTTTGTCATACATTTTCTGGCCATACATCCGTTTCAGGACGGCAATGGCCGTCTTTCCCGCGTCCTGACCACCCTGTTGCTCCTGCAGAGCGGCTATCGTCATGTGCCGTACAGTTCACTGGAACGGATAGTGGAGGAAAACAAGGACGGGTATTATCGGGCGCTGCGTGCATCACAGAAGCTGATCCGGACCGACGGTGAAAATCTGGATGAATGGCAGCGCTTCTTCCTGTCCAGCCTGAAAAAACAGAAAGACGTCCTGCTCGGCAAGATCGAATGCGAACAGTTGCTGGAGAAGCTGTCACCGCTGGAGGAAAAGATGCTGGCCATCGCCAGGGAGCGTGGCAGGATCACCATTGCCGATGCGGTAACCCTCCTGACTGCCAATCGTAATACGGTCAAGCTGCACCTGCGCCAACTGGTTCAGCAGGGGTATCTGGAACAACATGGGACCGGTAAGGCGACCTGGTATTCAGTGGGGAGATAGGATGCCGACTGGCAGCGGGCCATGGAACTGGGCATTACCGCCGTGCCGACTCACCTGTGCGGAGGCAGGCGCCTGACCGGTTTCGCGGCCTATGAAGATTTTGTCCGTCTGATCGGGAAGAGCCTGTAGGCTCTTTTACAGAACAATAAAGCGGCCGATTGGCTGACTTTTGAATTGCAAATGGTGTTCCCGGAATTCTGCGCCTAAAATTCATAGCGAATACAACATCTTTCCGTGAATTTTTATGCAATATGAGGAAATATCTGGTATCCCATTCGCTATCCTTATTCCGACGCAATAGTCAGGGTTATAAATTCTGGGTTGTGTGTAATAAACCGGTGAGTTGGTTAAAGTTGCATAAATGCACATTGCCAATGACATAGGCTTAGGGCCATATGGTGCCATTACTGAACTGGCCTCGCCATTATTTGTTATTGAGCAAATGTAAGAATAAGTATCAGAAACATCATGTGCATCGACTCTTACTATTTGATTCTTATTTTTCAATGGATAATATTTTTCTATTTCACGTATGAAGTCCCAACTGCGCTGATAGCTAGGTGGCCCCGGAGGGAAAGGAAATAAAAGCTTAACTCTAGACTTACTATATTCATTCTTCAATAATTCAGGCAACCCATAAGTATGATAACCAACCCCAACAACTGCATAATCAGCTTCTATATCTGGGTAATTATTTGGTCCAAACATTGGAATGTTCAGCCAAGACTCAGGGTTCTCGGCTAGGAAGAAGCCAGAATGGGTTGCAGGAAATGTATATGTCGCTATTAAATCAGTTACCTGAACATTATTAATGAGCAACTTGACTATCGGAAAGAAAAATCTCTTCGGAAAAGAAGAAATATCGACAATAATTTTTCCACAACTGTGTGCGATAAAATCTGATACTTGAGCAGTTAATGCACTAATATCCGTAAATAGAGGCAGCTCACAAATATCTGTGTCAACAATATTTCTTCCGAATTCAGTTCTAGTGTCAGCTAGAAGGGTTTGAGATCTTGCAGAGTACTGTGATGGTGGGTCAACAACTCTAAAGAGTCTTTTATTTCTAGTTTTGTTCTTTAGCTCAAGGACGCTAAGAGCACCAACACACCTTCTCTCTGTAGAATGGCAGCCAATAAAATCCCACTCCTGTGCTGATAGCCGATCCATGACCCATGTAAACGGACCCCATGGCCTGAAGTGCGCGCCTAACATTATTGATCTGTTCCACTCTTGAATAACTGCATCTGCATAGGACTTTCTTCAATCTTATTCTTACTTATTTTATTATCAACTAATTCTCCAAGTTGAGATTTAGAGAGCCAGGATCTGACGTCCTTAACAGTGCAATAAATCGGCTCTTTAGTGTGAGCTACAGGTATACGAAAAACGGGAGACAAGATAGGGTTCAAATACCATTTTCTACGCAACTCTCTATCCTTAGTTTTTGTAGTATGCATGCCATCATGCAAATCGCCGTAATCAACGGCATCGTTTAAAAACTGTTGAAGCGATTTGTCTCCATCAAGCTCTGAAACTCTTAGAGAAAAACCATTGTTACCGGGATATGACATGGCTTTATCTTCGGTGAGAGATTGATAGAAAATTGTGCCGATGTAATCTATAAATCGCTTCCTATCGTTGCCTCCATTTTCATAGCTAATCTTATTATGCCAGTGCAATGATGCCTCATGTATCCCAACAGTTTGTAAATCGGGTTCAATAGAAGGTAATGCTGGCTCTGGTTCTACACCTCTCATGTCTCTAATCCATGCAGCCCAAATATGCTGGCAGATACTAACGAAAACCAGAATATTCCCCCCACTCAGAGACTGAACGTCTTCGATACCGGACCATTTCAACCTCTCACCGCATCGTGCGGCTATTTGCATCAATGCTTGGTCAACCCGTTCTTTTTTCCAGTAAGTTTTTTCCCAAGGGAGTGGAGGCTCCCCTGTGAACTCATTCATAATACTTTCTTTGCCTTGCTGACGACACCACCCTTCAGCAAGTTTCGCAGAGAGAGGATCAGAGTTTACAAGTTTTGTTAGATATTTAATCCAGGGCCTTGGCCATTTTTCTTCTACTCGGAGTAGTCGTTGCGGAGAAGACCCCGCATATTGCTTGGCTAATTCTGAAGTGTCAGTTTTACGACCAAAAACATGTTGGAGTAGATTTGTTCTTGCTGGTGGTAAAACAAAATCTGTCATAAAAATTCTGCGATTGAACACATCTTTAGCGAAGTCAGGGAATATCCATGTTCTCCTATTTTCTTTCCTTCTTAAAATCCCATCTATATCGACAATTTTATAATTACGCTCTTCTTCAACAACAGCTCCAGATTTATATATTCTTAATTCCTTACGCCAAGCAAATCTTCTCGATCCAATTCTGTAAGATAAATTAGGATCTCTCAGCCCAAGTGCTTTATTGATAATTTGTTGATATTCATTCCCTAATTTTGGTCCAATGCTATCAAGTCGTGATAATTCTTCGTACTGATCAATTCGTATGAAAAAATTAACTCCAGTCGTAACAATTCCTAGCTTCTTTAGCATAGCAACTGTCTGAGATATTGGAACACCGATACTTGTTTTTGATGTCATGACTTCTTGCGGAAGAGTGTTAGTATTAAAGTTTAAATAAGATCTATAACATTGTATTCTTTGAGCCATTATCTTTTTTAGTTCGATATAATTTCTTACTTCTTCAAGATAACCAAACCAACAATCTTCTTTTTTAATTGTGTTTGCAAACTCATCCAATAAATGTTGGTTGTTGTCTATTCGTAAATCAGTTCTTGTTTTATCATTTGAGCAAAGTTTTTCTATTGATGAAAATATATCGTTGACTACCCAATAATTGAGAAAATCACCAAAATAAATTGGAATCGTATCATCGCCGTTTTCTGATAAGGATTTGCTATCTCTTTGTCCAAAATCTAATATTCCGCATCTCGTTAAATTGATCCCGGCACTGATAAAATTCTGGAATGATTTGGGGACAGGGTACTCAATATTTGCTTGCGCATATGCGATTCTCGTGTCTGGTTTAAGTAGATTAAGTAGCATGCTTTTACCGCTACCTTGTACGCCTAAAAGGACTACATTTCCTCTGTCAAAAAGCGGTAATGCGTGTTCAACTAAAAATGGGCTAAAAAGTTTGACAAAACTATCGTACCCAATGCTCTCAGAAACGTATAGGTCGTGAAAAGGATTTGTTCTCTTATCCATGTTCAGATCCTTGAACTTCTAGGAAAAAGTGGATTCCAAGACGAAGAATTGTGGTGAATAAATGGAAGGGTGTTATCTGGGCAGTTCGAAAACATTACAACTAAACCACCAGTACTTTTGTAGCCAAAAGGAGTGTAAGGTTTTCCTATCCAAGGCCCACTGTGTCCACGGACTTTATCATAAGTGCTTACAGCGAGTGCCCGAACCTCAGTTGAAAACTTCTCTTCCCCATACACTGGCGTAGCTGAAATGAAATCTTCCCCTTGAAGTTCAATAACAAAATTAACTGAAAGATTGCTATGTGCCGTAGCAAGAGAATTAAAGGTGCTCACACCTTTTGGGCACACAATTATTGGCAATAGCAATACCTGGACTCCAATATCATTAGCAAGACTTGCAGCGTATGAAACTGCATCTGATATTTGACTACCACTCCCAACAAAATCTTCTAACAGTACAATGTAATCAATTCCATTAACTTGAATATATCTTTTTATTGTATCTGCGTTACCAATCTGTGAAAGGCTCAACCAATCAGAACGCAAATCATGCCCCGTTCTAATTCCATTCAAGTGGTAGAACGAGTTTATTCTCATACTGTCAGTAATTGGACAAAACCATGTCTTGGCAAAAGCCTCACGAAGTTGTCTTTCTGCGTCTGGCGTATCAAACATCAAGTTCAAAATATTTATGAGCCATCTGGCTACAGACCCATTTGCTGCAACTCTGTAAAGAGTATGGAATTCTTCTTGCCCGACGTAAAACAGTTTTGGAATTATTTGAAATGCTGTTTTTTGATCGCTTTCAACACCAAAATTTTCTATCCAGTTTTCAAATCGAGCCCAAAATTCTGGGTGTGGCCCTTTTGTTGGTTCATAGTCACAAAAGAGCTTTTCTTCCAAAAACTGAACCTGCAGATTTATGTTAGAAAAATCAGGCTCTCCCACACTAGATGTTACAGACCAGCGCATTACCTTTTCTTCAAGTTTATTATTCATTGTCATCTCACCTAAACGAAAAAGGTATGTTTGATAAACTCCCCAAGAGCCTCCCCAAGGGGAGGTGGGACAGCATTTCCAACCATTCGGAATTGTTGTGACTCTGTCCCTAAGAAAAGAAAATCATCAGGGAATCCCTGAATTCTTGCCGCTTCGCGTACAGTAAATCCACGATTTTCTGATGGGTGAAGAAAATATTTTGGATTACCGAAACGAGTATCTACAGTGTAAGATGGCTTATCCCAACAAAGACGCCTGAATTTGCCATTAAATCCATGAGCAAGATCGAAATTCCCATCTCTAACTTTTATATATTTCGATTTTAGCAGTGAACTAAGAACTGGCGATGAATCTACCCCTAATACATCATCAATTGCTGAAACTGGAACTGGGTCAGCATCGCCATTCGGCCTAATACGCATAGTCCGACGCAATTTTAATATAGTCTCTAAGACTAATCTCTCCGTAGCCGTTATCTCACCAAATACCTCTGGAATGTCCCAAGTATGGATTGAAGTAGGCCCTCCTCGCACATCACTTAATTTCTGTCCAGGGGCAATTTTTTCAGCAATGTGAAATGCAATCGTGTCAGGTTCAAGAAACTTTTTTATATGATTATCTTGTGAGTCTAATCCTTGAAGGACATCATATAATGCTTTACTTTCTTTTTTGGCGAGTTTGAAATTTATTTCTTTTTTCCCAGTCCAGGCTATCATAATCATTCTGCTTCTCAGTTGGGCAAGACCAATATCAGGTCCGTCACATTTCAAATCTGCAACCTTATAGCCTGAGCTAATCAACATTTCTCTGAGCGCTTCCCAATATTGTTTATGTTCCCCCGCTGTGACACCTCTTACATTCTCTACAACGAAAACTTTAGGTTTAATTTTGACAGCAATCTCTCCTGAAATTGTCAATAAATTGTTTCTTGGGTCATCTAGCTTTCGTTTACCAACAGTTGAGAATCCTTGGCAAGGAGGGCCCGCAACAACAAGTTGTACGCCTTTTTCAATTTCGTGCTTTTCTAATCCAGAAGTTAAATCTCTTATACAAGCATCAGCATTAATGTTTGCCTTAAATACCTCTACTGCAATCGGTTCAATATCATATGCTGCCGTCGGAACAAACCCAGCGTTATTAAGGCCAACATCAAAGCCACCGCAACCGCAAAATAAACTTATGTATTTCATTTGGTTGTCTCTTTGCCTTGTTTCAATTTTACAAGTAGCTGTTAATGTTCAACTCATAATTTCAGGGACAGTTTACTTAATTCCACTCAGAATTTTTCTGCAAAGCATCTATCAACATCGGTAAATCGTCACGAAACGTTTTCAAGATATACTCAATATTTACTCCAAAATATTCGTGCGACAGCAGATTTCGTAAATCCTTGATTCTTACCAGGGAATTTTCGGATATCCGCCCCCTCTACTCCTTTAACAACTTGCCCACAGCCACGCCGATAATTTCGAACTCCTGAATAACTGCTGCGCCCGCCGCAACAGTATTAAAAAACACCCAAAAAGTCAATGAATTGCAGAAGTTCTACAACCACAGATGAACAGGGTGGAATTCAGAGACTAAAAATGGCAGGTTGCTTTAATAAAAGCCGCCTGCCTCCTTCTTCCCTGAAACTATCATCTCTGTGTTTTTAGATCAAATCGTGCTTCTTCAGCCAGTTCTCCACCTCATCATCCGCCCTGTCAACCGTACTCCCTTTGATCGCCAAACCGGCCAACACCTTTGCTGTCGGACAAAGTCTTTTGGTATCACGCTCGATGCTGGCAAAGCCACTCCCCTCATGAGTGCAATTAGGCACGATGGTCTTTCCCGAGAAATCGTACGACTCCAGAAACGTAAAGACCGCCATCAGGACAAACTAGGGACACTTCCCCTATTTTTTCGTGTCACCGCTCTATAGAAAACGGATTAAGAAACTGCCGTCCCCACAGATAGTTTTTATCAACCGGGCTAAGTTCCGCCTCTTCGCAGACCCTCTCCCAATTCTCACGTATGGCTGTCTCGATCCGGTCAATCAGAGCTGCCGCTGCCTTTTGGGAAAGCAGGAAATGGTGCGCGGCAGCCAGGCAGGTTTTGAGCTGGCTGAACCGGGTGTCGCCGGTTATCAGCATGGCCTGGGTCGCTTCATTGCCGGTTCGCCTCTGCGGGCAGATATCATAGGCCGGCGTCAGGGTCAGCTCGTGCCCATCCCAGAATGCGGCGTGATTGCGGGCGTGATCATCGGTGTTGCCGCACAGGACGTTAAAAACCAGCCGACCATAAAGCTCCTTGAGGGTTGCTCCCGGTTGTGTAAAGCGATGGCGAATGATTTCCGCAAACTCTTCATAGCTGGCATAACGCGCCGTCATTTCATTTAAGCCAAACAGTGTCAGGGCGGAAACCATGGCTTTTCGTGCCCATTCGGAACCGAGCGCAATTCGGTCGAATCGTTCAATCAACAAGACATCCTTACCGGACGCCTTGACCAGCTTGACTGTAGCCGCCTCAAGCCTTGCTATAGCAGCCAATCTCATGGCAACGTATTCGGCTTTGACAACGCTGTAGAGATCACTGCTGGACGAAAATTTAGCAATATACTTGGTGCCCCGATCTTCTATCAAAGCCTTGGGGCGGGCACCCCCAATGGAACTGCCGTGAAAGAGCGCCTGATCGAGCTCGGCGGTTAAGGGGACTCCCTGCTCAACCCGTTCGGCCGATGCCAGCAACTCTTCCAGGCTGGCATTTACTGGAGCTCTCGGAACAAATTCCGTTGGTGATCGCTGAAAATCAAGCGCACCAATCCGGTCAGACCCCGATTCCAACAGATAGGTGAGTTCATCCAGACTGCCGGTATCAGCATCCCGGCCTTTCAGGCCGAATTGCCTGTTTATGATAACACGTCGCCCCCAGGCATCGGGCGCGGCATCCCGAATGCAATTTGGTATCTCCAGGTCACCCAACAGGGGCAACACCCCGGCCCGCAGAGGTAATTCCGGCTCATAAATCGGAATGGCCGGATTCTTGTCGTCTCTCCGCTCAAGATAACTTTTGCCATAGTTGAAATGGATTGTGCCGTTATCCGCTTCAAGCTTACCGGCGACCACCGGTTGCATCTCTCCGGGAAGCCAGATCCAGACAAAGGCTTCTTTCGGCTTAGAAGTCATCATCCACCGCCCTTGTCTTGTTTCTGATCCGTTTGGGGAGGAGAGCGATTTTGCTTTGCGCCAGTTCGATACTGGTCGCAAGAACCCGGCTCTCCTGATCAAACAGGGGAATGCCAACCAAGGCTGCAACTTCGAAGACCAGCCCGATGGACGGCGACATTTCACCGGACTCTATCTTTTGGAGTGTCGCCCTGGAAATACCGGCTCTCTCCGCAAGGTTCTGCTCAGACCAGTGGCGCTCTTTGCGCCCGAGCTTGATCTGTTGACCAAGTAATAAAGCGGCTTCTTTTGCGTATTTTGAGTATGCTCTTTGTTTCATCATAGCCAGTCCAAAGATTAAGTGACCAGAATAATAGCCATCAAGCTGCCTAATGGATATTATGCTGGTCGTTTAGTTGGTTTTCAAGAAAAATTCGGGCCTTGACTAAAATAATATACGCAAACCAGCTTAATGACCAGTATATTGGCCATAATCGCAATGTGAATTCCGGAGACGAAAGGTGGACGAGGAGACTAAAATGGGAGCAGGTTAGAGGGTAATCAGCTGATACTGACTGTTGCCCATTTTCATTTCTTTCATGTACGACAACTGGCGCAGTCCCTTCCGGGATTCAATCCGTTCTTTAAGATCGTGAAGTTCCGCTTCGGGCAGCTTATACACCATGTCGATGGAAGCCTGCTCGACAGCCAGGAGATCGGTGGAAGCCAGGATACCAAGATTGCGCGCCTTGACCGGGGCTGCTTTGGTGCCGGCGCAGTCGCAGTCCACTGACATGTTGCGCAGCACATTGATAAAGACGATCCTCGTGCCGAAGTGGTCTATGACGGC
Coding sequences within:
- the dcm gene encoding DNA (cytosine-5-)-methyltransferase, translated to MKYISLFCGCGGFDVGLNNAGFVPTAAYDIEPIAVEVFKANINADACIRDLTSGLEKHEIEKGVQLVVAGPPCQGFSTVGKRKLDDPRNNLLTISGEIAVKIKPKVFVVENVRGVTAGEHKQYWEALREMLISSGYKVADLKCDGPDIGLAQLRSRMIMIAWTGKKEINFKLAKKESKALYDVLQGLDSQDNHIKKFLEPDTIAFHIAEKIAPGQKLSDVRGGPTSIHTWDIPEVFGEITATERLVLETILKLRRTMRIRPNGDADPVPVSAIDDVLGVDSSPVLSSLLKSKYIKVRDGNFDLAHGFNGKFRRLCWDKPSYTVDTRFGNPKYFLHPSENRGFTVREAARIQGFPDDFLFLGTESQQFRMVGNAVPPPLGEALGEFIKHTFFV
- a CDS encoding type II toxin-antitoxin system HipA family toxin: MTSKPKEAFVWIWLPGEMQPVVAGKLEADNGTIHFNYGKSYLERRDDKNPAIPIYEPELPLRAGVLPLLGDLEIPNCIRDAAPDAWGRRVIINRQFGLKGRDADTGSLDELTYLLESGSDRIGALDFQRSPTEFVPRAPVNASLEELLASAERVEQGVPLTAELDQALFHGSSIGGARPKALIEDRGTKYIAKFSSSSDLYSVVKAEYVAMRLAAIARLEAATVKLVKASGKDVLLIERFDRIALGSEWARKAMVSALTLFGLNEMTARYASYEEFAEIIRHRFTQPGATLKELYGRLVFNVLCGNTDDHARNHAAFWDGHELTLTPAYDICPQRRTGNEATQAMLITGDTRFSQLKTCLAAAHHFLLSQKAAAALIDRIETAIRENWERVCEEAELSPVDKNYLWGRQFLNPFSIER
- a CDS encoding DUF86 domain-containing protein, which gives rise to MSENSLVRIKDLRNLLSHEYFGVNIEYILKTFRDDLPMLIDALQKNSEWN
- a CDS encoding Fic family protein, translating into MIRASSISITTQILNLIAELDEFKGRWDMLGRLAPDRLTSLKRVATIESVGSSTRIEGARLSDLQVEALLANLEMRSFRTRDEEEVAGYAEAMNTIHDSWEHIPFTENHIKQLHGITLKYSTKDAAHRGEYKTLANNIEAFDADGRSIGVIFETASPFDTPRLMAELVSGTVAALRERELHPLLVIGAFVIHFLAIHPFQDGNGRLSRVLTTLLLLQSGYRHVPYSSLERIVEENKDGYYRALRASQKLIRTDGENLDEWQRFFLSSLKKQKDVLLGKIECEQLLEKLSPLEEKMLAIARERGRITIADAVTLLTANRNTVKLHLRQLVQQGYLEQHGTGKATWYSVGR
- a CDS encoding helix-turn-helix domain-containing protein → MMKQRAYSKYAKEAALLLGQQIKLGRKERHWSEQNLAERAGISRATLQKIESGEMSPSIGLVFEVAALVGIPLFDQESRVLATSIELAQSKIALLPKRIRNKTRAVDDDF